GTCTCGTGATTAGCACAGCCATCTGAATGGTTTGCAAAGGCAACATTTCTTTCTGGGGGGTAATTAATGCATTGTGGTGATGTAGGCGATGGGGAAGGGTACATTCGAGGAGGATGGCGTAAGGAAAGAGTTGGAGACTTTGGAGGAGCACAGGAGGCTGATGGAGGAGAATCCAGAGATTCAATTGACCGAGAGAACCAAGAAACTGAGGCAGGCTTGCTTCAAGGCCAATTACAAGAGGCGGAGATTGTTGCATCACCCCTGCTTTTAGCTTAATATCATGCATCGACAGCGATCACATCTTTGGGTCATCCTTTTCTTAATGTCCTTTCGTCGTTTTTGGTTTTGGCGAAGGTTGTCCTCAGATGGATTACCGAGTTAGCATACCGAATTGTACATTTTTGGCTACATACTAGACGTGATCGGAGAATCCCTCTTAATTGCATCGTCCATCACAACTCACATCTTCTTCGATTACCTATTTGCGAttcttgattgatttttttttttttttgaattggaaGAAGATAAAGAAAGATATTGCCATGTTGTACTATTATTATCAGAATGCGTGACACAAATGGTGTTTCTTCTAATCTGATTACTGCGACGCACTGGTAGGAAGTCGAAGATGACCGCCGACGGCTGGCTTCCTCCCACGAATGGTGTTGCACGTCGTCGATCGTTCTTGAGAACTTAAGCTCTGCGGTCCCTTCGCCATGGCAGCGGCACCACCAGCTTCAGGCTGCCATAAATGCTTGCCTAGAGTCAATGAAAAGGGGTCACGTGAAAGTAATGATCTCACGACTATATAAGATGATCTACGGAATAATAGGGGACTGTCGGAGAAACCACGCGGTGGGCTCACCGATGTCTCATTCCTAGAACAGTGGAAAAGATCAAGCCACTACGAATAAGCAAACAAATGGACAAGATGGAGGAAAGATTGGTTGGATATGGCTGCAAGCATGTCGAACATGGAACTGTGACCACAGACTGGAGACTCACCCATATGTGAGAGGTGGAAACGTTTGCGAGGCTTCTGTTCCTCCTCAGCCGTGTGATCCTTATCCTTCCCTCCTCCACATTCCCATCCTCCTCGTACTCTCCACCATGTTTTTtgcgagaaggagaagaagacatGGAAGGGCAAGTGACATCCTTCTCTTCCAACCCCTCCACGCTCATCTCCCAGGTTCCATCCCTCATCATCTTCCTCCCACTTTTTCTCCCCCGAAACCAAACCACTCCCTTCTTCTTACCTCCTACGGTAACAACAGTCCTTCCCTCTCCGAACGAAAAGGAGTAGCACGAGCCGAGTGGGACGGGACGGGTCGCATGCTCTGGGCCGTCGAGAGCCGTGGTGGGCGAAAGCGTTTTATTGGACTTGGCCTCTACCATCGCCGCCACCATTCTCGGGGGCAGGTCTAAACTCCGGGCGCCGCCGGGCATCATGCCATGCCCACCCGGAGTCGGCTGCTTCCTGGGCTTCCCCGGAGCTTCTTCCCACATGAAGGGCACGGATACCAGAACCCGGGGCGGCGGCGTCGCCGTGCCAAGTGGCTTCATCCGCTTGCCGGGGACCGAGTACAGGGAGAGCTTGGGAGGAGTGGTACAGCTCGAATCCATGGCGGATCTGATCTCAACTTTCCCCCATGCCATGGATGATGCAAACTATGAAAGGCTATTAATACGGCGAGGCTGGCGGAGACCGGGGACGAGAGAGGCTACGTAATATGAACGCTCCTCCTCACACCTCTCCATTTGCTACCGCAGCTGCGTCACGAGAAGAGCCGCGCCATGCAACCTTTCAGTTAAATTCCGCGTGCTCTTATGAATAACGGAACTATGGGCGAAGTCTTCCAAAAGTAACGTAACGCTTTTTGCCCACGTCGAACAAATCGTGCACGCCATTTCATCGAAGAGAGATCACGCAGTAATGTGATCCCGTTTCGGTATAAAATAGGTTTCTTTAGTAATAGAGTATATATTTTCGATTAATCATTGATATGTGACTGTTATGTGATGCCGAAGgagaatataaatttttttaatttatgactagaaaaataatcataaattttttttaactaaaaCGATAATCACAAGTTTCTTTATTGTCCTTTACGATCAAATATAAAATCTCATCTTTAATATaaaggataaatttttttttttcgattaCTTACGCTTGCACTTATACATCTCAAGTTACTAACTTAAGCACTGGAGAGATCAAGTTGAAAAATCTCTCCTGACCTTAGTCTTATTGCAAGTGGCACCTTAGGTGCTTCGCATTTCCACCTCGAAAGAATCTCGGATAATCCTACGCATACGGGCTCGGACCACATCAGGTTGACTAAGATGACAATGATATTTTCTCCTAACATTTTTATGTTAGAAGAAGGGTATGATGTTGTAAGAATGTTTGCCTACCAACCCTCTCAACGAATTATCGAACGAGTATGCTCTGCCCCTGACTCATAGTACTTTCGCTTGGGGGGTGGCAACCGACTATTCCACATATGGATGCATCTATCTCGATAAAATATCGACATGATATTAGTGTCTGTTCAACGACATGAGAGCAACCTTAAGTCACCTGCTCGTCCCTATTGAAGCGTTCCTAAACCTGATCCAACAGGTGCAGACACTAATGGGCATGATGTAAGTTGTTCCTCCACTCTTGCCCtaactattaggaaaagagtcagcactaaggggagagggggggtgtgaattcgtacagcggataaaaacgtcagtttcaaaaaatcctttcatacgataaaaccgaactcagaaatgcttaactttgaaagctaagagtgtattgaaggcagtttgcagttaatgtaaattgtaagaagtaaatgcaaaccagagaacatgccaattttatagtggttcggtcatcgtgacctacatccactccgtcgattcctcttccgtcgaggccaccagcattcactatcgatcttcctttatagatgaagatcaacctcattcttacacccctcttctccttttcacaggtttatgagtcaacctttacaagcacacactcctcctaaacataattctaaacttagactataggaggggatttttctagtgattgcaacagcgttttctcacttttaaatactctgtgcttgtgtcttttaaccagggatgagaggggcatttataggcttcaagttgatttaaagttggagcctaaaaatatctcatcccggcttTTATGGGTCTTGGTGATACAAcaacctatgttgggcggtaccatcgctagtgtcagtttgacactgacactacactgggcgataccatcgcctggcactaggccactgggcggtacaactgcccagactgacggtaccactgcctagcaccctgctaggggcggtaccaccgcctagactagcaataccatcgccagacatagtctcgaagactgtgacaCGATGGTgctacttcttgggtcactatttgggtctttcattaggcccaacatagtccttacatgggcccaactagcccctaattgggttggcccaaatccaatcataattacatgctaactacgaattttaagacatacttaagctaaataagtccgtaagtcttggtttcttccggcgagcttccgacgatcttccgacaaactttcgatgatctctcggcaatgttaggatcaatagcactaagaggagggggggggggtgaattagtgcagtagaaatctttcgtcggttaaaaagactttcgtacgaaaaacgtcgtttacgttgaaaaccgatttcgaaaagttaataacatggaagcgtagtgactatctaagtagtttgcagtatgtaaatggcaagaataaaatgcaaaccagagaagatgactatttatagtggttcggtcaaacgtgacctacatccactccatgattcctcttccatcgaggccaccggcatccgctaacgatcttcctttacttggcgaagatcaacctctttcttacacccctcttctccttttactgggtttaggagacaacccttacaagtactcactcctctcaaactaatctaacatttagactcaaagaggaggattctcacaagagattacaacagcgtttttccacttttaaactctctgtgcttgtgtgctttaactagggatgagaggggtatttatagacttcaagttgattcaaacttggagcctaaaaacatctcatcccgggttccccaagcacgggcggtaccactgcccagtgttagtctgactaACATTGGCCCTCGACGATACCACAACCtaggtctggcagtaccatcgcttgggggacaatgctgggcggtaccattgcctagacaggcggtaccaccgcctagcaccctgcaagggtggtacaatcgcccagactggtggtaccaccgcttgataaagTCTTGAagtctgtgccacgacggtgagactccttggggcattgtttgcgcTTCTTATTAGGCTCAACACatgtcttacatgggcctagctggtctgtaattgggttggcctaatccaagcccaattacatgctaactacgattcctaagacatattctgagctaaacaaagttcgtaagtctattcttccggcgagcttccgacaatcttccagcgaacttccaacgatctctcggtaatgttccaagggactcccagcaagctcctggactttacgacgatcttcttggcaagttttgacgagcttctctagcaagctccgagatttCTCGACTGGTTTGTCCAGAACTTCCGataatcgtccgaacttccgacgaactcttgaactcccaaacgtgatcgcgtccttgactctgggtcttcatttgcttcataccttgctatcgtagttaatcctacacatgtaaaacaaacttcgatctagacaattaatactaagtattaatcaagttgtccgacatgtcattggtatctcgatgcttcgtccgattcttcggcgcatcgtactctcctacggcctattacccaagtggccagttgactctgcaactccgatatccttggtgcaatgtccactcttcttggcccgatgctcgaatctacggcccgaagctttctgtcgatacgtcgaccgatccaccggcccgacgaccaatcttctgacatgttcctctagcccaacatgatttttcctactttaattgtctcatcctgatcgaagtatcctacgtcactcaaaacgcagattaaaatataaacacatattgattggtttcatcatcaaaatctgagattcaataatctccccctttttgatgatgacaaccaatcgacgacgaagttaaccttaactcccggagtttaaacaaacttaccctatcaatatgccttattgatagaaacaatcgacgatggagttaaccttaactcctagagtttaaacaaactccccctatcaatatgccttattgatagaaactcttggattcaaaaatccaagcaatatgttatgataaaatcatgacatataatcaacatacttctccccctttgtcatcaacaaaaaggagaagtaccacaatcaattgtttgtaatataagttctaatcatttgcatgataagcataatctccatttttatcatcatacaattttgctatcatcatagatatgtaaggtagtaagatagcatgttctacttcatacaagctagcaaattagagatgtgcaaatttaacatgttttgcttcttgagataggcaagatagcacttatgcttcttttgagatagcaattctttgcttctctttagatcacaagttagtaattctagcaaattttgcatcatgcaaggtagcaaatttttggtgatattcaagatagctatttttgcctcttcttgaaattCCAAGcttgcaattctcggtgatgttcaagatagcaatttctttcttctcttttgagaagtgcaatttttgctttcttcttgaattgtgacagctagcaaattagctttctagcatgttatgctccccctttgtcattgtcaaaaagaaaggaagaacctttacgttaatttctaaattattacaaaggtaaataacatagatgaaaattcaagtcatgaatgtcaaaacaattattttatcatgaatatttcatcattgcatgcatcattatcataagttaaagtattacatgcataattctaaatcatcatgtatataaaatcatcactacatgcatgattctaaatcatcatttatttcagatcatgatggtaccaattttgtcaaattacatcgcatgatcgaaacttcttatttgtatacattaaaacaaattaatgaatatttcatgtatttatatcatcacataaagaatatcaagaagaattattgggtgataagataaatatttaatgaacacaaggaattgcttaaaaataatatcatgaaaagataaaatcatgtgaataccaaaagacatgattcattttgacatatctcctttttaa
Above is a genomic segment from Musa acuminata AAA Group cultivar baxijiao chromosome BXJ3-4, Cavendish_Baxijiao_AAA, whole genome shotgun sequence containing:
- the LOC135637289 gene encoding uncharacterized protein LOC135637289, which gives rise to MAWGKVEIRSAMDSSCTTPPKLSLYSVPGKRMKPLGTATPPPRVLVSVPFMWEEAPGKPRKQPTPGGHGMMPGGARSLDLPPRMVAAMVEAKSNKTLSPTTALDGPEHATRPVPLGSCYSFSFGEGRTVVTVGGKKKGVVWFRGRKSGRKMMRDGTWEMSVEGLEEKDVTCPSMSSSPSRKKHGGEYEEDGNVEEGRIRITRLRRNRSLANVSTSHIWASIYGSLKLVVPLPWRRDRRA